One window of Atribacter laminatus genomic DNA carries:
- a CDS encoding response regulator has product MDNKDIFEHPENVKLAIVDDHQLFADGLKNLLELKGGFRNCLVYNNSNDAMQKIPQEKPHLSIIDINLPDYDGVELTKKLLSKEPSLKIIMLTIDDTRETVFRAITSGACGYLLKNAPFMSILRDINAALQGDIVIGMEVAPLIMNELKTLYTKGKKTTSSQLKVLSNRELEVLKEVAQGKNNNTIAEALFISEKTVKNHITNILGKLEIEDRMKLIVFAIKEGFLEE; this is encoded by the coding sequence ATGGATAATAAGGATATTTTTGAACATCCCGAGAATGTCAAGTTAGCGATTGTCGATGATCACCAACTTTTTGCCGATGGTTTAAAAAACCTTTTAGAACTGAAAGGTGGTTTTCGTAATTGCCTGGTTTATAATAACTCCAACGATGCAATGCAAAAAATCCCCCAGGAAAAACCCCATCTTTCCATCATCGATATCAATCTTCCCGATTATGATGGAGTTGAGCTCACCAAAAAGCTGCTCTCCAAAGAGCCTTCATTAAAAATCATCATGCTCACCATTGACGATACCCGGGAAACCGTCTTCCGGGCCATCACCTCCGGTGCTTGTGGCTATCTTCTCAAAAATGCCCCCTTCATGAGCATCCTCCGAGACATCAATGCCGCCCTCCAAGGAGATATTGTCATTGGCATGGAAGTTGCCCCTCTTATCATGAATGAATTAAAAACACTTTATACCAAAGGGAAAAAAACCACCTCTTCCCAACTCAAAGTCCTCAGCAACCGCGAATTGGAAGTCCTCAAAGAAGTCGCCCAGGGCAAAAATAACAATACCATTGCCGAGGCCCTTTTTATCAGTGAGAAAACTGTCAAAAACCACATCACCAACATCCTCGGAAAGCTCGAAATTGAAGATCGTATGAAACTGATTGTTTTTGCAATCAAGGAAGGGTTTTTAGAAGAGTAA